The genomic DNA GTCGCCGACGAGCTCACGCAGACTCATCACGGCTGCGGAATCCAGGACGCCGGCACGGGGGCCGGACAGCGCCCGGGCCAGTTCCGTCCGCTGCAAGGGCTTGGCCAGGTAGTCGTCCATCCCGGCGCTCAGGCAGGCCGCCCGGTCCCCGGGCATGGCGTTGGCGGTCAGGGCGATGATCCGCGGACACCTCTCGCCCAACCGCTCGCGGATCTGTCGGGCGGCCGAGAGCCCGTCCAGGTCCGGCATCTGAATGTCCATCAGAATCAGGTCGTAGTCGCCCTCCAGCGCGGCGGTCACCGCCTGTGCACCGTCGCCGACGACGTCGGCCTGACACCCGAGCTTGTCCAGCAGGAGCAGGACCAGTCGCTGGTTCACCGAGTTGTCCTCGGCCAGGAGGATCCGCAACGCGGAGGAGGCCGGCACGAAACCGTTCGGGGCCGCGCGCATCGGGTCCGGCGCCGGGGCAACGGCTGCGCCCGCCCGCAGGCTGACGGTGAAGGTCGAACCGTGCCCGGGCGTGCTGACGGCACCGATCGTTCCGCCCATGAGCTCGGCCAGGCGCCGGCTGATGGCCAGGCCGAGGCCCGTGCCGCCGTAGCGCCGCGTGGTGGACGCGTCGGCCTGGGTGAACGGGTCGAAGATGCGCTCGAGGCGGTCGGCCGGGATGCCGATCCCGGTGTCCCGAACGGCGAAGGTCCAGGTGTAGTCGCCCTCGGGCAGGACGTCGGCGGCGACACTGACCACCACCTCACCGCGTTCGGTGAACTTGACCGCGTTGGCCAGCAGATTCACCAGCACCTGTCGCACCCGGGTCAGGTCCCCGAGCAGCGCTTCGGGCACCTCCGGCGCTATCGCGTGGCGCAGCGTGAGGTGTTTGGCGGCCGCCTGTGCCGCGACCAGACCCAGCGCACTCTGGACGCAGTCGACGACGCGGAAAGGGGCCCGCTCGAGCTCCAGGCGCCCGGACTCGATCTTCGAGAAGTCGAGGATGTCGTCGATCAGCAGCAGGAGTGAGTCGGCGCTGTCGCGGACGATCCCGGCGAACTGGCGCTGCTCGGTGTCCAGTTCGGTCTCCAGCAGCAGCTCCGACATGCCGATCACCGCATTCATGGGTGTGCGGATCTCGTGGCTCATCGTGGCGAGGAACGCGCTCTTCGCCGTGTTGGCGCTCTCCGCGGCCGCGGCCGCCTCGCGCAACGCGTCGGCGACCCGGACCCGGTCGACCACCCGGCCCAGCTGCGCACCCACCTCCGCCAGCAGAGCCAGCAGTCGCTGATCGGGCTCGGCACGCCGCGTGTTGAAGTACTCCAGCACGGCGACCACGTCCTCCCCGGCAAGCACCGGGAACGCCATCCCGGCGCCCAGCCCGACGGCTTGCTCGGCGCGCAGGAAGCCCGGATCCCGCGTGATGTCGGTCATCCAGACCGGAGCCCGGGTGGCCAGCACCCGCCCGCCCAGCCCGACGCCCGCGGTGAGCGGGGTCCGCGCAGTGGCGGCGCGGAAGCTCGGCGAGCCGCCGTGCCAGATTCCCGACGGGACCAGCACGTCGCCGTCGCACCAGTACACGTGCCCCACCTGCCAGCCGGTGCACCGGCAGACCAGATCGAGCACCTCACGCGCCGCGGCCGGCAGGTCGGCGGCGGAGTTGGCGGTGGCGGCCACTCGGTGCAGCAGTTCCAGTTCGTCCGTGCGCTGCCGGATCCGCTCGGCCATCCTGTTGAACCGGCGGGCCAGGGTACTGATCTCGCTGACTCCCGCGACCGGCGCGCCGACGTCGTGATCGCCCGCAGCCACCCGTGCAGTGGCGGCATCCAACGCGAGGATGGGGCGGATCACCGCCCGACGCACGGCCGCGGCAGCCAGCGCCACGGCGACCAGCAACAACAACCCCACCGCGACTGCGGCGGCCGACCACTCACGGGCGCGGCTCACGGCCCGGTCGGCGTCCTGCTTGGTGCGGTCGTCGACCAGAGCGAACACCTCTCCGATCGGGGCCATGATCTCGTCCTTGGCGTGCAGGTAGTCGACGTCGTAGACCAACCCGGTGGCCCGGTCCCGGTTCGGGCCCGGGGTCCTACCTCCGGCGGCGACGAGCGCGAACGCCTGCTCCTCGATCCGCGCCAGGGCATCGGAGCGAGCCTGGGCCACGGCGAGCAATCCCAGTTCCGGCTTGGTGAAACCGGTGCGGGCGGCCAGTTCGGCGAAGCTGATCGGTGGGCCGAACGGCGTCGGGCGCACACCGGTGTCGGTGACGACGTCCCAGTAGACGCGGTCGTAGTTCTCCGGACGCGGCGCCGTGCCGGCGCGGATCGCGAGGATCTCGGAGAACCAGGTCCGGTACTTGCTGTCGCCGGTTGCCACGTAGCTGCGAGCCATGCGGGTCAGGTCGTCGGACGTCTGCCGAAGTTCGCCCGCCAGTCGAAGGGCCGCGGTACGCCGCGTCTCGGCCGCGGCCGCCCCGTGCGCGCTGCGCTCGGCCAGCAGGCTGAACGTCAGCAGCACGGCGAGAAGCACGGCGCCGGCGCCGACCGCGGCGCCGACCAGGCCACGCAGCGATCTGGGGCGCAGGGAGCGTCTCATCGGCCGGCCGCCGAACGGGTCCGGACGATCTCGGCCCGCAGCGCCGTGATCTCCTCGCGCAACGCGGTCTCCCGGGCCCGGACCTCCTCGGTCAGCCGCTGGAAGCGGCGCAGGTCGCCACGTTCGGTGTCGCGCAGTCGTTTGGTCGCCAGGGAGGACCGCAGCCGAGCGCGCAGGACCGCCGCGCTGAACGGTTTCGGGAGGTAGTCCGTGGCACCCAGGTCGATGCAACGCACAACACTCTCCAACTCGTGCACGGCGGAGATCATGATCACTGGAAGATGGTTCAGCGCCGGGTCGGACTTGATCGCGTCCAACGTCGCGTAGCCGTCCAGCACCGGCATGAGCAGGTCGAGGAGCACCAGATCGAACTGCTCCTCGCCGAGCAGTTCCAAGGCCCGCTTACCGTGTTCGGCTACGCGGACCTGGTGGCCGAGTTCACCGAGCGCCTCGCTGAGCAACCGTCGGTTGATGCCGCTGTCATCCACCACGAGCACCCGGCCCGGCTCGTCCGCCGGCTCGGTCGCGCTCGGCGCCGCGGGCTGGATCATCGGCTGCGGCGGCTCCCAGGCCAGGTCCGGGTCCTGGCGCAGGATTGCCTGCTCAAGTGCTTTCAACGCAGCGCTGGGTTCCAACCCCAGTTCTTCGTTGAGGACCCGCCTGCCGGCGCGGTACGCGGCCAGCGCGTCCGCCTGACGGCCGGATCGGTAGAGCGCGATCATCAACTGGGCTCGCTGCCGCTCCCGCAAGGGATGCACCTGGACCCGATGCTCCAACTCCGCGACCACCGCCCCGTGGCGACCCAGCGCCAGCGCGGCCTCGACCCGGTTCTCCAGGACGCTCAGCCGCAGCCCTTCCAGCCGGGCGGTCTCGGCCTGGGCGAAAGGCAGATCGGCGACTTCGCTCAACGCGGCACCCCGCCACAGCACGGTGGCGGCGGACAACAGTTCGGCGGCCCGTTCGGCGTCGTCCTCGACCAGGGCCGTCCGACCCAGTTCGGCCAGCCGGACGAACTCGTCCGCGTCGATCGAGCCGGGCTCTGCCCGCAGGACGTAGCCCGGTGCTGCTGTCACCAGGACCGCGGCCACGCCGCCGCGGGGGCGGTCGGGTTCGAGTACTCGACGCAGGTTGGACACGAACACCTGAACCGTCGCGGCAGCCCGAGCCGGTGGGTCCCCGGGCCACAGGTCGTCGATCAGCTGATCGAGTGGCACGACGCGACCGGCGCGAACGAGAAGTGCCGCGAGCAGGGCTCGCTGCTTGGGCCCGCCGATGTCGAGCGCAACACCGTCCCGCACCGCCTCGAGGCGGCCGAGCAATTTGAATTCGATCAGCGCTAGGCCCTCCCGCTCACGCCGCGAGACCAGCTGGATTCCACTCAATTGTGCGACGCCACGGTTTCCGTCTTGTTTCCGTCAGGTCACCGAAATGGTTCGTACTGCGTCGTTTAGTGGACGTTTGGCAGTCACTTAGCGCCGCCCGTTCTACTCGTCCGGGAGGAGCAACCGTTGAACGGAGAACCCGTGACCGAGCAGTTGATCGCCAGCGTCCCGCCGCCGCGCCTAGAGCCGAATCCACCGGTCGCAAAGGCCAAATCGACATCGGAGACCTTGGAGGACTACACCCTTCGCTTCGCGCCGCGCAGTTACCGCCGCTGGGGCACCGGCGTCGTCGCGATCTCCGCACTCGGCGGCATCGCCTATCTGGCCGACTTCGCAATCGGCGCGAACATCGGAATTTCCTACGGCACCGGAAATGCTTTGATCGGCATCGGTATTTTCGCGGTGGTGATCTTCCTGACGGGATTCCCGCTCGCGTACTACGCGGCCCGTTACAACATCGACCTGGATCTGATTACCCGCGGCTCCGGATTCGGGTACTACGGATCGGTCGTCACCAACGTGATCTTCGCGAGCTTCACCTTCATCTTCTTCGCGTTGGAGGGCTCGATCATGGCCCAGGGGTTGAAACTGGGCCTGCACATCCCACTGGGGTTGGGATACCTGGTCTCGACGCTCATGGTCATCCCACTGGTCATCTACGGGATGAAGGCACTGGCGAAGCTCCAGCTGTGGACCACACCGCTGTGGCTGTTCCTGATGGTCGTCCCGATGGTCTACCTCTTGATGAGCCACCCCGACTCGGTCTCCACGTTCTTCGCCTACGGCGGCAAGGATCACCGGGGTGTCAACGCCGGATCGGTGATGCTCGCCGCCGGGGTGTGCCTCTCGCTCATCGCGCAGATCGCCGAGCAGATCGACTACCTGCGCTTCATGCCGCCCAAGACGCCCGAGAACAGCCGCCGCTGGTGGGCCGCGGTGATCACCGCCGGGCCCGGTTGGGTGTTCTTCGGTGCGATCAAGCAGGTGATCGGCCTGTTCCTCGCCGTCTACCTGATCGGCAACATCGCCCAAGGCGCGGGGGTGGCCAACGAGCCGGTGCAGCAGTTCCTTTCGATCTACCAGAACATGATGCCGCACTGGGCCGCGCTGACCTTGGCCGTCGCCCTGGTGGTCATCAGCCAGATCAAGATCAACGTGACCAACGCCTACTCGGGCTCACTGGCCTGGACGAACTCGTTCACCCGAGTCACCAAGACCTACCCGGGGCGACTGGTGTTCGTGGTCTTCAACGTGGCCACCGCGTTGGTCCTGATGGAGTGGAACATGTTCAGCGTGCTGAACACGATTCTCGGCTCCTACGCCAACTGCGGCATGGCCTGGATCGTCAGCGTGGCCTCGGACATCGTCTTCAACAAGTACCTGCTCAAGCTGTCGCCGAAGGTCCCGGAGTTCCGCCGCGGCATGCTCTACGCCGTCAACCCCGTCGGTTTCGTCTCGATGACGCTCTCCGCCGGCCTCTCGATCATGGCCTTCTTCGGCCTGCTGGGCTCCTGGATCAAGCCCTACTCCCCGATCGTCGCGGTGCTCATCGCCCTGGTTCTCCCGCCGGCCCTCGCGGTAGCCACCAAGGGCAAGTACTACCTCCGCCGCACCGACGACGGCATCGATCTGCCGATGTTCGACTCCTACGGCAACCCGTCCGGCGTTGAACTGACCTGCCACGTCTGTCAGACCGCGTACGAGCGGCCCGACATGCTGGCCTGCAGCACTCACGACAAGCACATCTGCTCGCTGTGCCTGAGCACCGACAAAGTCGGTGACCACATCCTGCCCGCTATGACCTGAGCTCCACGGTGATGCCGCCGAAGTCCGCTCCATGGGGCGAAGTCCCGGTCAGTCGAGCGAGGTCAGCTCCGGCACCTCGTCGCGGTCGAGGGCACCACAGGCGAGCGCACGTTCCAGGAAGGTGAGCAGCGCGCGCTCGGTCGCGGGCTCGTCGAGGAACCCCGAGCCGGCGCGGCCCCGATAGGCAGCGAGTCGGGCCCGCGCCGCGGGTGCCCCTGCGCGCAGGTGCCCGAGCGTGACCAGGTAACGGCAGGGCAGCTGAGCCGGGTGCAGGTCCCAGCCCTGCGCGATCCCCCAGCACAGCGCGCGCCGCACGACGCGCGCCTGGATGCGCCAGGCGGCCAGTACGGACTCGACGTCCCCGACCGGTAGTACGTTCGACGAGCCGTCGACGACCCGAACACCTCGCCCAGCCGCCGCAACCTGCAACACCGCCTTGGCGTGCTCCGCGGCCGGATGGTCCGCGCGCTGTTCGTCGGGGTCGATCCCGAGGGCCGCGGAATAGTCATAGGTGCCGTAGTGCAGGCCGTCGCAGCGCCCGTCCGCGGCGGCGATCAGCGCGACGACCGTGGCAGTGCCGTCCGCGCCGAGGACGGCCTCGGGCAACTCGACCTGCAGCTCGCAGCGCAACGCGCCGGCCCGGAGCCCGTAGGTCTCCTCCAGCCGAGCGAAAAGCCTGCCGAGGGCCCGAACCTGGTCCGGATGCGACACCTTCGGCAGGGTGACCACCAAGTCGCGCGGGTCGCCGCCGGTGGCCACCAGCGCCGCGAGGAAGCCGGCCAGGGTGCGCACGGCTCGCCCTCTGGTCGGCGCCTCCATGCTCTTGACGCGAATCCCTGACGTCGTGGTCTGCCGGCGCGTCGCCGCCAACGCCGCACCAGCGGCAGCCGCGGCCGCGTCCTCCTCAACATCGGATCGCGTGCCGTAACCGTCCTCGAAGTCGATCCGCAGATCCTCGACCGGGTCGGCGGCCAGCTTGGCCACAACCCGGGGCAACACCGCGGCGAACAGATCCGGAGCCAGACCCAGCGCCTCCGGCAGATCGGGGTGGGCTGCAAACGCGGCAAGCGCCGCCCGCGCCGCGGCGCCCCAGTCCGCCACGGTGCCGGCCCGGTAGGTGTCGGCCGAGACGTAGCAGGTGGAGATCGGTTGCCGCCTCGTCGGCAGCGGCCTGCGAGCGGTGACTGCGGCGTCGGCGGCACCGAGCAGGTCGTCGAGTTCGGCAAGAAGCCCATCGGGGGTTGGATCTGAGGTCATGTCAGGTTCCGGTGAGATGCTCGGGACGCACGGGGACACGACGAAGCGCCAACCCGGTGGCCGCCCGGATCGCGGCGACCACAGCCGGGGTGACCGAGATCGTCGGCGCCTCGCCGACCCCGCGAAGCCCGTACGGCGCGTGCGGGTCGGCCAGTTCCAGGATATCGACGCTCATCGGGGGCATGTCGAGAATCGTGGGGATCAGGTAGTCGGTGAACGACGGGTTGCGCACGATCCCGTCGACGATCTGCATCTCCTCCATCACGGCCAACCCGAGACCTTGGGCCGTGCCACCGTGGATCTGGCCCAGTACCGCATCCGGGTTCATCGCCCGACCGACGTCCTGCGCGCAGGCGAGCTCCACGACCCGCACGAGGCCGAGCTCGACATCCACGTCGACGACCGCGCGGTGCGCCGCGAACGCGTACTGCACGTGCGCGAATCCCTGCCCGGTAAGGGGCTCCAGCGCCATCGTGGGGCGGTGCCGCCACTGCACAGTGTGCTCGACGGCATCGGTGCCGAGCAGCTCGGCCAGCTCGATCCGGCCTGCGGGATGGCGAACGAAACCACCGGGGACCAGTTCGAGACCTGCCGCGACCGAGGGGTCGGTGAGGTCGAGACCGAGCAGACGCGCGGCGCGCGCGAGCACCTCGGCGCGCACGGCCTGGCACGCCGCCCGCACCGCTCCTCCGGTCACGTAGGTCTGCCGCGACGCCGAGGTGGAGCCCGCGCTGCCGATGGAGGTGTCCGCCGGATGCACCACCACGTCGGCGACGCCGAGTTCCGTGCGCACGATCTGTGCCTGCACCGTGATCAGTCCCTGGCCGACCTCGGCGGCGGCGGTGTGCACCGCGACCGAAGGCATCCCACTGACGGCCTGCAACCGGACTCGGGCCGTCGAGTGGTCGTCGAATCCCTCGGAGAACCCGACGTTCTTTATGCCCACCCCGTAGCCGACGCCGCGGCGGATTCCCTCACCGCGTGAGCTGCCCGCGACCCCGCCTGGCAGCCGACGCTGGTCCGGGTCGACGCCCAACGGCGGCGGCAACGGCCGGGCCGCGACCCGCCGCAACAGCTCCGCGACCGGGGCGGGGCTGTCGATCACCTGCCCAGTCGGCATCACCGAGCCCTCGGACACCGCGTTGCGGATGCGCAGCTCCACGGGGTCGACCCCGAGCCGCTCGGCGATGGCGTCGAGTTGGCTCTCATATGCGAATGCCGCCTGCACTGCGCCGAATCCGCGCATCGCTCCGCACGGTGGGTTGTTCGTGAACACGGCATAGGCGTCGATCTCGACGTTGGGCACCTCGTACGGGCCGACGCCGAGGGTGGCCGCGTTCCCGGCGACCGCGGGCGAGCTGGAGGTGTACGCCCCACCGTCGAGCACGATTTTCGCGCACACGTAACGGATCCGACCGTCCGCGTCGACGCCGTGCTCGTAGCGCATCCGCGCCGGGTGCCGGTGGACGTGGCCGAAGAAGGACTCGTTGCGTTTGTAGACCATCTTCACCGGGCGCCCCGTGCGCAGGGCGAGCATGCTCGCGTGCAACTGCATCGAGAGGTCCTCGCGCGCCCCGAACGCACCGCCCACGCCGGCCAGCGTGATCCGAACCTGATCCGGCGTCAGACCGAGGCTGCGGGCGACCTGGTCGCGGTCCACATGCAGCCACTGAGTTGCCACGTAAAGGTCTATGCCGCCGTCCTGGGCGGGCACCGCGAGGCCGGACTCCGGACCGAGGAAGGCCTGGTCCTGCATGCCGACCTCGTACTCGCCGATCACCACTACCGTCGCGGCGGCGCGTGCGGCGGCCATGTCGCCGCGCCGGATCGGGACGTGCCGGACGAGATTGCCCCCCGGGTGCACATGTTCTGTGTCAGGTTGCAGCGCTGCGATCGGATCGCAGATCGGCCGACGCACCTCGTAGTCGACGACGACGGCGGCCGCGGCGGCGCGGGCGGTCTCGGGGTGATCGGCGGCGACGATCGCGACCGGCTCGCCCTGGTGCCGGACCTCGCCGAACGCCAGCACCGGCTGGTCGGCATGCTCGAGGCCGTAGGTGGGGCACCCGGGTACGTCCTCGGCGGTGAGAACCGCGCTCACCCCGGGCATCCGCAGCGCCGCGGCGATGTCGATACCGCGGATGCCCGCCCGGGGGTGGGGACTGCGAACGGTGGCGCCCCAGAGCATGTGCTCGTGCCACAGATCCGAGGAGAAGACGAATGTCCCGGCTACCTTGGCCGGACCGTCCGGACGCGACGCCGACGTGCCGATACCGTCGGCGAGCCCGGGATCCGCCTGCACGCGGCTGCGCGCAGTCACCGGCGCTCGCGCAGCTGTCCTGCTGCCCGATGGACGGCGTCGATTATCTTCTCGTACCCCGTGCAGCGGCACAGGTTGCCGGCAAGGGCTTCCCGCACCTCCAGTTCTGACGGTTCATCAGATCTGGAGAGCAGTTCGTGCACCGCAACGACGAAGCCGGGGGTGCAGAAGCCGCACTGGACCGCCCCCGCTGCCAGGAACGCCCGGCCCACGAATCCCCGGTCGTCCCCCGCGCTCAGCCCCTCGACGGTGACGACCTCGCGTCCGTGCGCCTGGCCGGCGGCCACCAGGCACGAGCAGACCGGCAGGCTGTCGAGCAGAACCGTGCAGGAGCCGCATTCCCCCTGCTCGCAGGCATTCTTGGACCCGGGCAGACCCATCCGTTCGCGCAGGACGTGCAGTAGGCTCTCGCCGCCCCAGCCGATCTCGACGGTGGTCGGGACGCCGTTGACCGTGAGCCGCAACATCAGTGCGCTCCCGTGGCGAGCGCCGGCGCGCGGAGCCAATCCACCGCGCGCCGGGCCAGAACCTCGAGGGCATGGCGTCGGTATGCGGCCGAGCCGCGTTGGTCGTCGATCGGACGCGCCGCGGCGGCGACCAGTTCGGCGAAGCGGGCCACCGCCGCCCGTGGCAGTGCGGCGGGCTCCCACCCGATCGCGTCGAGTGCGGTGGCCAGCTGCTCCTCCGCCGCCGCCGCGCACACCGGCGTGGGTGCGGCTGAACCGATACCGGTACCAACCCGACGGGCGAGGGGATCGACGCACAGCGCGAATGAACACACGGCGATGACCATCGCATTGCGGGGCCCGACTTTCGCGAAAGTCTGCATCGGACCGGTCACCGGGACCTCGACCGCCACGATCAACTCGTCCGGCGCCAGCGCACTGCGGCCCGGTCCGACGAAGAATTCCGCAGCGGAGATCTCCCGCGACCCGCGAACCGAGACGACCCGGACCGTCGCGCCAGTGGCGAGCAGGACAGGGTGCGCGTCGCCGGCGGGCGAGGCCGTTCCGAGGTTCCCGCCGAGGGTGGCCCGGTTGCGGATCTGCGGCGAGCCCACGGTGCGGGCGGCGGCGGCCAGCGCCGGGAGCCCTTCGCCGAAGCGGTCGACGATCTGGGCAAAGGTGATGCCGGCGCGCAACGTGATCTTTTCCGGCGTCTCCTCGTAGCCGCCCAACTCGGCGAGCCCGTCGAGGTCGAGCAGGGCCGCCGGGCGGTGGTCACCGAGATTGAGCTCGACCATCACGTCGGTGCCACCAGCTATCACCAACGCATCGGGTCGTTCCGCCCTCAGCCGCAGGGCCTCGCCGAACGAGCGCGGGCGCAGGAACTCCATGCCCTCACCAGGCCCGAAGGTCGGCGGCGGTTCCGGCACGCAGCACGGTGCCCTCGATGAGGCCGTACGGGCGGTCGGCGGCGGAGAAGACCGTGCCGGGATTGTCACGACCGAACGGGGCCAGATCGGCGAGGAAGTGGTGCCGGTTGGGCAGCGCCAGGCGCACCTCGCCAACCGTCGGCACCTCGTCGATCACCCGTGCCCCCATGGCGAACAGTGTCTGCTGCAGAGATCGACTGTAGGTCCCGGCAAAGGCGGTGAGCAGGCAATCGCGCACACGCCCGTAGCGTTCGTCCCATTGGCCCGGTTCGGTCACGTCCCCGTCATATCGCCATCGGGCGGTGACTGCGGTGGCGAGGATCCGGTCGCTCGCCGGCGCCAGGGTCGTGTACTCGTCGACGGCGAAGCCCGCGAACTCCGAGTCCGTCGTGTTGAGCACGACCAGATCCCGAACCCCACCGACCAAGAGGTCCGCGCCGGCACGGTGCTCGACGTGCACGGTGCGGATCTCGGAGCCGTCACGGCGGAACGAGTGCGGGCCGAGCCGATTCCAGCCGTAGCTCTCGAGGTCGACGAACGAGCCGGTGATGGCGGCCTGGGTCGCCACGAAGTGCCGTGCCAGGCGCAGTGCGAAGGTCTCCGGCGAACCGATGCCGTCGCGGGCGAAGGCATACACGGTGTTCTTCTGCGTGTCCGTGGGCAGCACGGTCGTGTTGTCCCCGGTGAGGTGAGTGGCCGTCAGATCACCGGCGAGCGCAATGCTCACGTTCAGGTCACGCAGGACGTGCTGCTCGCCGTGCCGGTCGACGTGTACGACCCGCGTCTGGGCCTTGCCGTAACGGTTGGGCCCCAGAATCGCGTCGCTCATCCCCGCTCCTCCGTCGCGGCGATGGCGCCCATTATGAGCTCGCTGCGCTCGCTCATCCGGGCGTCCTCTCCTGCAGCCGCGCCGCCACCACTCGATGCCGCGCGAGCATCTCGCCGACATCGGGGTGCGCGGGTCGACCATCGGCCACAAGCACCCGCCCGGCGACCACCGTCTCCCGTGCCGCGATCGGCCCGCAGCGCAACCACGCCTCGATCGGGTCGGACAGCGCGCCGGCGAAGGCGACGCCGTCCTGGGCCCAGACGACGAGGTCGCCGGCAGCACCGGTCGAGAGTTCGCCGATCTCGCCGGTCCGGCCCAGACACGCCGCCCCACCGCGGGTCCCGATCTCGAGCACGTCGCGGGCGCTCAGGCTCGCGGCGCCCCCGCGCTGGCGACCCAGCAGCAACGCCGTGCGGGCCTCCAGCCACAGTGACGCCGCATCGTTCGATGACGACCCGTCACATCCCAACCCCACCGGGGATCCGGCGGCTCGAAGGTCCTGAATCGGGCAGATCGTGCCACGGCTACCACCGGCGCCGAGGATCATGTTCGAGCTCGGGCAGTGGGCGATGCCGACCCCGGCCGCGCCGAGCCGCGCGACCTCGGCGGGGTTCGGATGCACGCAGTGCGCGACCCAGGCCCGGTCGGTGAGCCACCCGACCTCCGCGAAGTGCTCGACCGGGCGGCGGCCGAACCGCTCCAGGCAGAACGCGTCCTCGTCCGGGTCCTCCGCCAGGTGCGTGTGCAACCGGACGTCGAGCCGTTCCGCGAGCTCCGCGGTCGCCCGCATGAGCTCGGGTCGGACGCTGAACGGGGAGCAGGGCGCCAACGCGACCCGCACCATCGACTGTGGTCCGGGGTCGTGATGGCGGGCGACCAGGCGTTCGCAGTCGGCGAGGACCTCGTCGTCGTCCTGGACGACCGAGTCCGGCGGCAGGCCGCCGTCCTTGACCGAGAGACTCATCGAGCCGCGGGTGGGATGGAACCGCAGGCCGACCTCGGCGGCGGCCTCGATCTGTGCCGACCACACGTCGCCACCGCCGTGCGGGGCGATGTACAGGTGGTCCGTGCTGGTGGTCGTGCCACCGAGTGCGAGCTCCACCAGGCCGACCCACGCCGAGAGATACGAGGCCTCGGCGTCCAACCCGGCCCACACCGGGTAGAGGCGCACCAGCCACTCGAACAGGGTCCGGTCGACGACGGGAGCGAACGCGCGGGTCAGGTTCTGGTAGAGGTGGTGATGGGTGTTCACCAGCCCGGGCGTGACCAGGCAACCCGTCGCGTCGATCGTGTGCTTCGCCGCGGGCGCCGGGTCGGGAGCCGCGCCGATCGCGGTGACGACTCCGGCGGTGATCGCGACCCAACCGCCGGGCAGCTCGCGGCGCTGCGCGTCGCAGGTCGCCAGCAGGGCGGCGTTGTGGACCACGAGGTCGACCATCAACTTCCCCGGTAGGTCGAGTAGGCGAACGGGCCGAGCAACAGCGGGACGTGGTGGTGCTCGTCGGCCGCGGTGATCTCGAACTCGACGGTGATTTCCGGGAA from Sporichthyaceae bacterium includes the following:
- a CDS encoding 8-oxoguanine deaminase, with protein sequence MVDLVVHNAALLATCDAQRRELPGGWVAITAGVVTAIGAAPDPAPAAKHTIDATGCLVTPGLVNTHHHLYQNLTRAFAPVVDRTLFEWLVRLYPVWAGLDAEASYLSAWVGLVELALGGTTTSTDHLYIAPHGGGDVWSAQIEAAAEVGLRFHPTRGSMSLSVKDGGLPPDSVVQDDDEVLADCERLVARHHDPGPQSMVRVALAPCSPFSVRPELMRATAELAERLDVRLHTHLAEDPDEDAFCLERFGRRPVEHFAEVGWLTDRAWVAHCVHPNPAEVARLGAAGVGIAHCPSSNMILGAGGSRGTICPIQDLRAAGSPVGLGCDGSSSNDAASLWLEARTALLLGRQRGGAASLSARDVLEIGTRGGAACLGRTGEIGELSTGAAGDLVVWAQDGVAFAGALSDPIEAWLRCGPIAARETVVAGRVLVADGRPAHPDVGEMLARHRVVAARLQERTPG
- the pucL gene encoding urate oxidase, whose amino-acid sequence is MSDAILGPNRYGKAQTRVVHVDRHGEQHVLRDLNVSIALAGDLTATHLTGDNTTVLPTDTQKNTVYAFARDGIGSPETFALRLARHFVATQAAITGSFVDLESYGWNRLGPHSFRRDGSEIRTVHVEHRAGADLLVGGVRDLVVLNTTDSEFAGFAVDEYTTLAPASDRILATAVTARWRYDGDVTEPGQWDERYGRVRDCLLTAFAGTYSRSLQQTLFAMGARVIDEVPTVGEVRLALPNRHHFLADLAPFGRDNPGTVFSAADRPYGLIEGTVLRAGTAADLRAW
- a CDS encoding FAD binding domain-containing protein; translation: MEFLRPRSFGEALRLRAERPDALVIAGGTDVMVELNLGDHRPAALLDLDGLAELGGYEETPEKITLRAGITFAQIVDRFGEGLPALAAAARTVGSPQIRNRATLGGNLGTASPAGDAHPVLLATGATVRVVSVRGSREISAAEFFVGPGRSALAPDELIVAVEVPVTGPMQTFAKVGPRNAMVIAVCSFALCVDPLARRVGTGIGSAAPTPVCAAAAEEQLATALDAIGWEPAALPRAAVARFAELVAAAARPIDDQRGSAAYRRHALEVLARRAVDWLRAPALATGAH